CCAGACCATCAGCGATTTCTCCGACGGCGAGCAGTACCAGTTCTCCGATGACAACGGCCGGACCTGGTCAGCGCCCACCGACCGCGCCGTCGGCGTCTTCGCCTTCGCCGATCCTGCCAGCGACCTGTTTCTGGCCATCCGCTCCGAGTGCGTCCTGCCGCCGGACACGCCGCGCGAGGATGCTCGCGACTTCCAGCACAAAAGCTACCTTTGGTATCGCGTCTGCGACGACGGCGGACGAACCGCGATCATCGACGAGCAGATCATCCAGCGCGGCCCGAACTACAACGCGCAGCACCCTTGCGAAGGCGTGCACGTCGGCCGCAACGGCATGCTCGCCTGCATGGGCGGCGAACCGATGCGCACCCGCGCGGGCCAGATCCTGATCCCCATTCAAATCATCCCCCCGCTTGGACCTGACGGCCAGCCCAACAATCCCACCGGCGGCTTTACCTACGGCGACGGAGCCGTCCTGATTGGTACCTGGACTCCCGACCACCGGATCGAATGGGACCTCTCCGAGATGCTCGTCCACGATCCGAACAAGTCCACCCGCGGCACGGACGAGATGACGCTGGCCGAAATGCCCGACGGCCGGATTCTGGCGGTCATCCGCGGCAGCAACGACGTCCGGCCCGAACTGCCCGGCTACAAGTGGTACACCGTCTCACAAGACGGCGGGCATAGCTGGGCGCCGATGCAACCGTGGACGTTCACCGACGGCTCACCCTTCTTCTCGCCCGCCAGTTGCTCCAAACTCCTGTCGCACTCCAATGGGCATGTTTATTGGATCGGCAACCTCTGTTCCGAGAATCCTCGCGGCAACCATCCGCGCCACCCGCTGGTGATCGGCCTGGTCGATCCCGAGAGCTTGCTGCTCATCGAGGACAGCCTGTTCACCGTCGCCGAACGCCAGGCGAACGACCACCCGCTGATCCAGTTCTCCAACTTCTTTGCCTATGAGGATCGCGAGACGTCAGCCATCCACATCGACCTGACGCCGATCTTTCCCGTCGGCCCCAACGACACCCAGTGGACCGGCGACGCCTACGTCTACCGCATCGCGGTCTGATGGAGCACTGCGTCTACCCGATGTAGAGCCCTTCGACCCGAACCTGCAGCCCTTCCCTGCCGCGATTCAGGAAGTTGACCAGCCCGCTGTGCCGCCACTGCAGCATGCAGCGGTGCGGCATGAACCAGTAGCGCATGCCGATCTTCAGCTCCGAACGGGCCTCGCGAACCAGCCCCTCATACGCCTCGGCCACGTAGTAGCCCACGTCCTTGTACGACTTGGTGCGAGGGCCCAGCGGACCGGTGACGCACCAGACGATCACGCCGTTCCGCTGATCCACGTTCATCGCCACGCCGCAGTGCGTGATCGGACAGCCGCACGACATGCCCATCGGCCGACCGATCAGGATGTCCCCCTTCTGAACGTCCAGCTCACGCGCCATCAACGGATTGTACGGCAGGATCGTCTCGCGCGGACCCGGCTCGTTGGCGAAGGTATCGAGCACGAAGTCAAATTCCCGGTCCAGCGAATCCTTCCACTGCTCGCGACGACCTTGCCCGCCGGCGCAGGCCCGACAAACCGGCTGAACCGTGCCGGACTCGGCGTCCTTGAGGTGAACGCACTTACGAAGCTCCTCCGGCCGAGCAGACACGATCTCAGCGAAAGCCGCGCACGTCTTCTCGCCGCACAGTCCGCAGTCCAGACCCGGCAGTGATTTCAAGACAGATGCCTTATCCATATCGAAAGCTCCTCACATAGTCAGTTGGCTTGACAAGCGCGAGATGCGTCCCGTTTCACGCCGCTACTCGCCCTGATAAAAAATG
The genomic region above belongs to Phycisphaerae bacterium and contains:
- a CDS encoding exo-alpha-sialidase, whose product is MHLESKELVGRSPGPGTIVWCRSCYTRAAGFEKLRCRDIQTISDFSDGEQYQFSDDNGRTWSAPTDRAVGVFAFADPASDLFLAIRSECVLPPDTPREDARDFQHKSYLWYRVCDDGGRTAIIDEQIIQRGPNYNAQHPCEGVHVGRNGMLACMGGEPMRTRAGQILIPIQIIPPLGPDGQPNNPTGGFTYGDGAVLIGTWTPDHRIEWDLSEMLVHDPNKSTRGTDEMTLAEMPDGRILAVIRGSNDVRPELPGYKWYTVSQDGGHSWAPMQPWTFTDGSPFFSPASCSKLLSHSNGHVYWIGNLCSENPRGNHPRHPLVIGLVDPESLLLIEDSLFTVAERQANDHPLIQFSNFFAYEDRETSAIHIDLTPIFPVGPNDTQWTGDAYVYRIAV
- a CDS encoding Fe-S cluster protein, translated to MDKASVLKSLPGLDCGLCGEKTCAAFAEIVSARPEELRKCVHLKDAESGTVQPVCRACAGGQGRREQWKDSLDREFDFVLDTFANEPGPRETILPYNPLMARELDVQKGDILIGRPMGMSCGCPITHCGVAMNVDQRNGVIVWCVTGPLGPRTKSYKDVGYYVAEAYEGLVREARSELKIGMRYWFMPHRCMLQWRHSGLVNFLNRGREGLQVRVEGLYIG